A stretch of Amblyraja radiata isolate CabotCenter1 chromosome 6, sAmbRad1.1.pri, whole genome shotgun sequence DNA encodes these proteins:
- the LOC116974057 gene encoding rho-related GTP-binding protein RhoG-like: protein MVTIRVMLLGSELVGKTSLVVCLTTRLFPRDSLPTVFDSFSTQLRLGERTVVLNVWDTASQEEHRLSVRQFYYPLADIFLICFSIGDPSSFERVWADWYREVRQHRPDVPVLLVGTKKDLRQEQAAQGQCQAAPVSYQQGARLARRMRAVKYLECSALQREGVGEVFEEAARAVLRGGRSKRTRACVLT, encoded by the coding sequence ATGGTGACCATCCGAGTGATGCTGCTGGGCAGCGAGCTGGTGGGCAAGACCTCGCTGGTGGTCTGCTTGACCACCCGCCTCTTCCCCCGCGACAGCCTGCCCACGGTCTTCGACTCCTTCAGCACCCAGCTGCGCCTGGGCGAGCGGACGGTGGTGCTGAACGTGTGGGACACGGCGTCGCAGGAGGAGCACCGCCTGTCCGTGCGCCAGTTCTACTACCCGCTGGCCGACATCTTCCTCATCTGCTTCTCCATCGGCGACCCCTCCTCCTTCGAGCGGGTGTGGGCCGACTGGTACCGCGAGGTGCGCCAGCACCGGCCCGACGTTCCCGTGCTCCTGGTGGGCACCAAGAAGGACCTCCGGCAGGAACAGGCCGCCCAGGGTCAGTGCCAGGCCGCGCCCGTCTCCTACCAGCAGGGGGCCCGGCTGGCCCGCAGGATGAGAGCCGTCAAGTATCTGGAATGTTCCGCCCTGCAGCGGGAGGGGGTGGGCGAGGTCTTCGAAGAGGCCGCCAGGGCCGTCTTGAGGGGGGGGCGCTCCAAACGCACCCGGGCCTGCGTGCTgacgtga